A single genomic interval of Romboutsia ilealis harbors:
- the hprK gene encoding HPr(Ser) kinase/phosphatase, with product MSSSERVSIREIVRDLDLKVVYMPENKDYYVYSQDINRPGLQFAGYFEDFAYERIQIVGKTEYNYFSYIDEQKRREVLDKFFAYEIPVLIVSRNLEVKPDVIEFAKKYDRIVLSTKRNTTRLVNRLSNYLDNKLAPQTTIHGVLVDIYGIGVLIKGESSIGKSETALELIQRGHRLVADDAVEIRKLDDSMLVGQAPELLRHFMEIRGLGIIDVKSLYGVGATKTSKMIDLVINLEGWDENKYYDRLGLDREYEQILGVNIEKLVVPVKPGRNTSMVLEVAAMNYRQRGMGYDSAHEFTKKLSQLIDNK from the coding sequence ATGAGTTCAAGTGAAAGAGTATCTATAAGAGAGATAGTAAGAGACTTAGATTTAAAAGTAGTATATATGCCTGAGAATAAAGATTATTACGTTTATTCTCAAGATATAAATAGACCTGGCTTGCAATTTGCAGGATATTTTGAAGATTTTGCTTATGAAAGAATACAAATAGTCGGCAAAACAGAGTATAACTATTTTAGTTATATAGATGAGCAAAAAAGAAGAGAAGTATTAGATAAGTTTTTTGCATATGAAATACCTGTATTAATAGTATCTAGAAATTTAGAAGTAAAACCAGATGTTATAGAATTTGCAAAAAAATATGATAGAATAGTATTAAGTACAAAAAGAAATACAACAAGACTTGTAAATAGATTATCAAATTATTTAGATAACAAACTAGCTCCTCAGACTACAATACATGGGGTTTTAGTTGATATATATGGCATTGGCGTACTTATAAAAGGTGAGAGTAGTATAGGAAAATCTGAAACTGCATTAGAGTTAATTCAAAGAGGTCATAGACTTGTTGCTGACGATGCTGTGGAAATTAGAAAATTAGATGATAGTATGTTAGTTGGTCAAGCTCCAGAGTTATTAAGACACTTTATGGAGATTAGAGGGCTTGGAATTATAGATGTAAAGAGTTTATATGGAGTAGGCGCAACTAAAACATCTAAAATGATAGATTTAGTTATTAATCTAGAAGGTTGGGATGAAAATAAATACTATGATAGATTAGGGCTAGATAGAGAATATGAGCAAATATTGGGTGTAAATATAGAAAAGCTTGTAGTTCCTGTTAAACCAGGAAGAAATACATCTATGGTTTTAGAGGTTGCAGCTATGAATTATAGACAAAGAGGCATGGGTTATGATTCTGCACATGAATTTACTAAAAAGTTATCTCAGTTAATAGATAATAAATAA
- a CDS encoding NADH-quinone oxidoreductase subunit NuoE family protein, whose translation MYDFYLHNKQLFDQLDTFIDSLENKDSSLIQVLHHAQGIFGYLPKEVQLYISKRLNIASAKVYSIVNFYSYFTTEPKGKYKISVCLGAVCFAKGADKILYEFEKQLGIKAGQTSKDLLFSLDGLRCVGACGLAPVVVVNSKVYGQFKPEQVNDVLDYYKSLENTTI comes from the coding sequence ATGTATGATTTCTACTTACATAACAAACAATTATTCGATCAACTAGATACTTTTATTGATTCTCTTGAAAATAAAGATAGTTCTTTAATTCAAGTATTACATCATGCACAAGGTATATTTGGATATCTTCCTAAAGAAGTTCAACTTTATATTTCTAAAAGATTAAATATTGCATCAGCTAAAGTTTATAGCATTGTAAACTTTTATTCTTATTTCACTACTGAACCTAAAGGAAAATATAAAATAAGTGTGTGTTTAGGGGCAGTTTGCTTTGCTAAAGGGGCAGATAAAATACTATATGAATTTGAAAAACAACTTGGAATAAAGGCTGGTCAAACTTCTAAGGATCTTTTATTCTCATTAGATGGATTAAGATGTGTTGGAGCATGTGGACTTGCACCGGTTGTGGTGGTAAACAGTAAAGTATATGGTCAATTCAAGCCAGAGCAAGTTAATGATGTTTTAGATTATTATAAATCATTAGAAAATACCACTATATAA
- the cls gene encoding cardiolipin synthase, whose product MHNFIKESWYEILVTMIHIINFLSIINLIFREKRSTEATVAWVLVLLTAPAIGCILYISFGRGISKNNMFKIKETEDKILKENIIDTQIKLDRNDNLEPNLIEYKDMIYALANSNNSHFTTNNDVELFPEPNDFFESLLDELKKAKHHINIQFYIFKDDEIGNKIIDILIDKVQNGVEVRLLYDAVGSRLLSDKSIHKLKKAGVKVGAFFPSFMKIINFNLNYRNHRKIVVIDSKVGFIGGNNIGDEYLGKDPKFGYWRDTHLKITGDSVKDLNIRFILDWRYTTKEDLDLDKYFENKTVRLSNSDACKNIGMQIVSSGPDSTELDEIKYGYIKMIQKAKKYIYIQTPYFILDKTLTDALKIACFSGVDVRIMIPSKPDHPFVYWASSSYAGELLKYGAKLFNYDHNAFLHAKTIVVDDCVCSIGTANFDIRSFELNFEINAFMYSSQVAKKQRAIFENDILKSKEITLDTYNSRSRYMRLKESISRLLSPIL is encoded by the coding sequence ATGCATAACTTTATTAAAGAATCTTGGTATGAAATTTTAGTTACCATGATACATATAATCAATTTCTTATCAATTATAAATTTAATTTTTAGGGAAAAAAGGAGTACTGAAGCTACTGTTGCATGGGTTCTTGTTTTACTAACCGCTCCAGCTATAGGTTGTATATTATATATATCCTTCGGTAGAGGTATTTCTAAAAATAATATGTTTAAAATTAAAGAAACTGAAGATAAAATTTTAAAGGAAAATATAATAGATACTCAAATTAAATTAGATCGTAATGATAATCTAGAACCAAATTTAATTGAGTATAAAGATATGATATATGCTTTGGCTAATTCAAATAATTCTCACTTTACAACTAATAATGATGTAGAACTTTTCCCTGAACCAAATGACTTCTTTGAGTCGTTATTAGATGAGTTAAAAAAAGCTAAACATCATATAAATATACAATTTTATATTTTTAAAGATGATGAAATAGGAAATAAAATAATAGATATCTTAATAGATAAAGTTCAAAATGGTGTTGAAGTTAGACTATTATACGATGCTGTAGGTAGTAGATTATTAAGTGATAAATCTATCCACAAATTAAAAAAAGCAGGTGTAAAAGTTGGTGCATTTTTCCCTTCTTTTATGAAAATTATAAACTTTAACCTTAACTACAGAAATCACCGAAAGATAGTTGTAATAGATAGCAAAGTTGGATTTATTGGTGGAAATAATATAGGAGATGAATACCTAGGTAAAGATCCTAAGTTTGGATATTGGAGAGATACGCACTTAAAAATTACTGGAGATTCTGTTAAAGATCTTAATATACGATTTATACTAGATTGGAGATATACAACTAAAGAAGACTTAGATTTAGATAAATACTTTGAAAATAAAACTGTAAGATTATCTAATTCTGATGCATGTAAAAATATAGGTATGCAAATAGTATCTAGTGGTCCTGATAGTACTGAATTAGATGAGATTAAGTATGGTTATATAAAAATGATACAAAAAGCCAAAAAATACATTTATATACAGACCCCTTACTTTATCTTAGATAAAACCCTTACAGATGCATTAAAAATAGCTTGTTTTTCAGGTGTCGATGTAAGAATAATGATTCCGTCTAAACCTGATCATCCTTTTGTTTATTGGGCATCCTCTTCATATGCAGGTGAACTTCTGAAGTATGGTGCTAAACTTTTTAATTATGATCACAATGCATTTCTACATGCTAAGACTATAGTTGTAGATGACTGCGTATGTTCTATCGGAACTGCAAATTTTGATATTAGAAGTTTTGAACTTAATTTTGAAATAAATGCATTTATGTATTCTTCACAGGTCGCAAAGAAACAAAGAGCTATATTTGAAAATGATATTTTAAAATCTAAGGAAATAACATTAGATACATATAATTCTAGATCTCGTTATATGAGGCTTAAAGAATCTATATCTAGATTACTTTCTCCTATACTATAA
- a CDS encoding formate/nitrite transporter family protein — MADKKMLMPAEIAEYTIEAGVKKATTPNKKVLASAFLAGAYIVFGALGSVAAAYNLLANPDTYGLGKMVAGLMFPAGLIFVLIAGADLFTGNILITLAALKKRVTWGQAFKNWALVWIGNLCGAVLVAYLVSLSGVFDWSNGLYGGVVVKNAIGKLGFSWVSAIASGLLCNWIVCATVWMTYGAKDVPGKILTSFFGIFLFVCAGYEHSVANMGYLFAGLFAKTNPAFLEAAHKTVADASVINLPNIFINNLIPVTIGNILGGAIFVAGVYYFLFVNKKEDSVNVKKTA, encoded by the coding sequence ATGGCAGATAAAAAAATGCTTATGCCTGCTGAAATAGCTGAATATACTATTGAAGCTGGTGTTAAAAAGGCTACTACGCCAAACAAAAAAGTTCTAGCATCTGCATTCTTAGCTGGTGCATATATAGTATTCGGTGCATTAGGATCAGTTGCTGCAGCTTACAACTTATTAGCAAATCCTGATACTTATGGTTTAGGTAAAATGGTTGCAGGTCTTATGTTCCCTGCAGGTCTTATTTTTGTACTAATAGCTGGTGCAGACTTATTTACAGGTAACATATTAATAACTCTTGCTGCTTTAAAGAAAAGAGTAACTTGGGGCCAAGCTTTTAAAAACTGGGCTTTAGTTTGGATCGGAAATCTTTGTGGTGCTGTTTTAGTAGCATACCTTGTAAGTTTATCAGGTGTATTTGATTGGAGTAATGGTTTATATGGTGGTGTTGTAGTAAAAAATGCTATCGGTAAATTAGGATTCAGTTGGGTATCTGCTATAGCTTCTGGTCTATTATGTAACTGGATTGTATGTGCTACTGTATGGATGACTTATGGAGCTAAAGATGTACCTGGAAAAATTTTAACTAGTTTCTTCGGAATATTCTTATTCGTATGTGCTGGATACGAGCATAGTGTTGCTAACATGGGATACTTATTTGCTGGTTTATTCGCTAAAACAAATCCTGCATTCTTAGAAGCAGCTCATAAAACTGTTGCTGATGCTTCTGTTATAAACTTACCTAATATATTTATAAACAATTTAATACCTGTTACTATAGGTAATATATTAGGTGGTGCAATATTTGTTGCAGGAGTTTACTACTTCTTATTCGTTAATAAAAAAGAAGATTCTGTTAATGTAAAAAAGACTGCATAG
- a CDS encoding formate/nitrite transporter family protein gives MDKRFLTPGEVANATINSGIKKANLDTNSCIWLGILAGIFIGLGGVGNILAAQTLNNIDAGLARLAGATVFPVGLILVVVCGAELFTGNNLMTLAAMNKKITLSELFRNWLLVYIANFIGSILLALAIFYAGIFTGDSANNAILIAESKASLTIMQALIRGILCNIIVVLAIWMATAAQDIVSKLFASWFPIMLFVLCGFEHSVANMFFIPMGMLLGANVTIGQLITNLVVVTIGNIIGGAILIPCIYNKVFIKNQLINK, from the coding sequence ATGGATAAAAGATTCTTAACACCAGGGGAAGTAGCAAATGCTACTATAAATTCAGGTATAAAAAAAGCTAACCTAGATACAAATAGTTGTATATGGTTGGGTATACTTGCAGGAATTTTTATAGGCTTAGGAGGAGTAGGAAACATATTAGCAGCTCAAACACTAAATAATATAGATGCTGGTTTAGCTAGATTAGCTGGAGCTACAGTGTTTCCAGTAGGGCTTATATTAGTAGTTGTATGTGGAGCGGAGCTATTTACTGGTAATAACTTAATGACTTTAGCTGCTATGAATAAAAAGATAACACTATCAGAACTTTTTAGGAATTGGTTACTGGTATATATTGCAAATTTCATAGGTTCAATACTTTTAGCATTAGCAATTTTCTATGCAGGTATATTTACTGGTGATTCAGCAAATAATGCTATATTAATTGCTGAATCAAAAGCATCGCTTACCATTATGCAGGCTCTTATAAGGGGCATATTATGTAATATCATAGTTGTTTTAGCTATATGGATGGCAACAGCAGCACAAGATATAGTATCAAAATTATTTGCATCTTGGTTTCCGATAATGTTATTTGTGCTATGTGGGTTTGAGCATAGTGTTGCAAATATGTTTTTTATTCCAATGGGAATGTTATTAGGTGCGAATGTAACTATAGGTCAATTAATAACTAATTTAGTAGTTGTAACAATAGGAAATATAATAGGTGGTGCTATTTTAATTCCATGTATATATAATAAAGTATTTATAAAAAATCAGTTAATAAATAAGTAG
- the murB gene encoding UDP-N-acetylmuramate dehydrogenase, producing MNKKYIYECLLNIIDEEDIKLDEPMKKHISFKVGGPADILVKPRTEEQIAKIIKLLKEENVPYIVIGNGSNLLVKDGGIRGVVIEISNNFNDFNIDGNIVNIQSGALLSFVGKAALRAELKGFEFAAGIPGTLGGALAMNAGAYGGEMKDIVKSVRLMDTDGNILDFTNEQMEFCYRKSILSRTDYIVLSAQVELEKGNYDEIKATMADFTQRRVTKQPLSLPSAGSTFKRPEGHFAAKLIDDSGLRGLTLRGAQVSEKHCGFVVNLGNAKAKDILDLMYIVKSTVKSKYGITLEEEVKILGED from the coding sequence ATGAATAAGAAATATATATATGAATGTTTGTTAAATATAATAGATGAAGAAGATATAAAATTAGATGAGCCTATGAAAAAGCATATTTCTTTTAAAGTAGGAGGACCTGCAGATATATTAGTTAAACCTAGAACAGAAGAGCAAATAGCTAAAATTATAAAACTTTTAAAAGAAGAAAATGTACCTTATATTGTAATAGGTAACGGATCTAATCTTCTAGTGAAAGATGGTGGAATTAGAGGCGTAGTAATTGAAATATCAAATAATTTTAATGATTTTAATATAGATGGAAATATAGTAAATATACAATCAGGTGCATTACTTTCGTTCGTAGGAAAGGCTGCGCTAAGAGCTGAATTAAAAGGATTTGAATTTGCAGCGGGTATACCAGGAACTCTAGGAGGAGCGCTAGCCATGAATGCAGGAGCTTATGGAGGAGAAATGAAGGATATAGTTAAATCTGTTAGACTTATGGATACAGATGGAAATATACTTGATTTTACGAATGAACAAATGGAGTTTTGCTATAGAAAAAGTATACTTTCAAGAACAGATTATATAGTCTTATCTGCTCAAGTAGAGCTAGAAAAAGGAAATTATGATGAAATAAAAGCTACAATGGCTGATTTTACTCAAAGAAGAGTTACAAAGCAACCTTTAAGTTTACCAAGTGCAGGTAGTACATTTAAAAGACCAGAAGGTCATTTTGCAGCTAAATTAATAGATGATAGTGGATTAAGAGGACTTACATTAAGAGGTGCACAAGTTTCTGAAAAACATTGTGGATTTGTTGTAAATTTAGGGAATGCTAAAGCTAAGGATATTTTAGATTTAATGTATATAGTTAAAAGTACAGTAAAATCAAAGTATGGAATAACTTTAGAGGAAGAAGTCAAAATACTTGGAGAGGATTAA